In Nicotiana tabacum cultivar K326 chromosome 21, ASM71507v2, whole genome shotgun sequence, one DNA window encodes the following:
- the LOC142175373 gene encoding uncharacterized protein LOC142175373, translating into MESITPVLSCRTVIWDKPPDNCFKINSDDSSNILKRRACIGGIVRNRNRQFIVAYAQNVQLCTNNSAEVHAALCGMKLCKDLNFGNIILEMHSLIVVNMIKGEYKVPWELMDKMETLKDMLQQLQAQVVHCYREGNVVADELSKIGAESQHENAMLYGTVKDLPREARGPFRMDKLQLPTFRIRK; encoded by the coding sequence ATGGAGAGCATTACGCCTGTTCTAAGTTGCAGGACTGTCATATGGGACAAACCCCCAGACAACTGCTTTAAAATTAACTCCGATGACAGTAGTAACATTCTCAAGAGAAGAGCTTGTATTGGAGGTATTGTTAGAAATAGAAACCGACAATTTATTGTAGCCTATGCTCAAAATGTCCAATTATGTACTAACAATAGTGCTGAGGTGCATGCCGCTTTGTGCGGAATGAAACTCTGTAAAGATCTCAACTTTGGCAATATTATTCTTGAAATGCACTCTTTAATTGTAGTTAATATGATTAAAGGAGAGTACAAAGTTCCCTGGGAACTTATGGATAAGATGGAGACGTTGAAAGATATGTTACAACAACTTCAAGCACAAGTAGTTCATTGCTATAGAGAAGGAAATGTAGTCGCGGATGAATTATCTAAAATTGGAGCAGAATCTCAACATGAAAATGCTATGCTATACGGAACCGTGAAAGACTTGCCAAGAGAAGCGAGGGGTCCATTTAGAATGGATAAATTGCAGCTCCCCACATTCAGgattagaaaataa